From a region of the Pogona vitticeps strain Pit_001003342236 chromosome 7, PviZW2.1, whole genome shotgun sequence genome:
- the B3GNT3 gene encoding N-acetyllactosaminide beta-1,3-N-acetylglucosaminyltransferase 3: MARGWCYRVEAAVLSLAGLIGLVFLLHRDDAPSGRGSREAKEPFASASPLTMEAPRPTAAECRENSTVANLTGFAELPGHIQDFLRYKHCRDFPLLLDVPEKCGGPQSSHLVFLLLAIKSSPGNYERREVIRKTWGQERTVAGVHIRRVFLSGVAANAREARKLNRLLAMEAAEHRDILQWGFQDSFFNLTLKQSLFHAWLDARCPGVRFVLNGDDDVFAHTDNMVHYLLGVPGAGDRHLFVGHLISHVGPIREKWSKYYVPELVTASKSYPPYCGGGGLLMSGFTSRAIYQASLDLELFPIDDVYLGMCLQKAGLAPAAHGGIRMVGVRVPSSTLDSFDPCYYKELLLVHRFVPYEMLLMWRAVHQRGLVCGKKLEVYQSP; this comes from the coding sequence ATGGCCCGAGGCTGGTGCTACAGAGTGGAAGCTGCCGTCCTGAGTCTGGCTGGGTTGATCGGCctggtcttcctcctccatcGCGACGATGCGCCGAGCGGCCGCGGCTCGCGAGAGGCAAAGGAACCCTTCGCTTCAGCCTCGCCTCTCACGATGGAAGCCCCCCGGCCCACCGCCGCCGAGTGCCGAGAGAACAGCACCGTGGCCAACCTCACTGGCTTTGCCGAGCTGCCGGGCCACATCCAGGACTTCCTGCGCTACAAGCATTGCCGGGATTTCCCTCTGCTCTTGGATGTGCCGGAGAAGTGTGGGGGTCCTCAGAGCTCCCACCTGGTCTTCCTGCTCCTGGCCATCAAGTCCTCCCCGGGCAACTACGAGCGCCGGGAGGTGATCCGGAAGACCTGGGGCCAGGAGAGGACCGTGGCCGGCGTCCACATCCGGAGGGTCTTCCTCTCCGGGGTGGCAGCCAATGCCCGCGAGGCACGGAAGCTCAACCGCCTCTTGGCGATGGAGGCGGCCGAGCACCGCGACATCCTTCAGTGGGGCTTCCAGGACAGCTTCTTCAACTTGACCCTCAAGCAGAGCCTCTTCCACGCCTGGCTCGACGCCCGCTGCCCCGGCGTCCGCTTCGTCCTCAACGGGGATGACGACGTGTTCGCCCACACTGACAACATGGTCCACTACCTGCTGGGCGTCCCCGGGGCCGGCGACCGCCACCTCTTTGTGGGCCACCTCATCTCCCACGTGGGGCCCATCCGGGAGAAGTGGAGCAAGTATTACGTGCCGGAGCTGGTGACCGCCTCCAAGTCCTACCCGCCCTACTGCGGCGGCGGGGGCCTCCTCATGTCCGGCTTCACCTCCCGGGCCATCTACCAGGCCTCTCTGGATCTCGAACTCTTCCCCATTGATGACGTCTACCTGGGCATGTGCCTGCAGAAGGCCGGCCTCGCTCCGGCCGCCCACGGGGGCATCCGGATGGTGGGGGTGCGGGTGCCCTCCTCCACCCTAGACTCTTTTGACCCCTGCTATTATAAGGAGCTGCTCCTGGTCCATCGCTTCGTGCCCTACGAGATGCTACTGATGTGGAGAGCGGTCCACCAGCGGGGCCTGGTCTGTGGGAAGAAGCTGGAGGTGTACCAAAGTCCCTGA
- the JAK3 gene encoding tyrosine-protein kinase JAK3 isoform X1 codes for MLPVAEDTPLIGHRTHSLSSGGAGLLHVLLYHQPNSSQGPPETAGSLSFSSGEYTAEELCVAAATACGILPVCHSLFSLATEDLARWFAPSHVFTVDESFSQVVVYRIRFFFPNWFGPKKSYRMGLNHQLQPILDLAALDYLFAQSRSDFLSQRVELPWTLEAQETCLSLAVLDLLRMAKERNRPLREVFRSISYKSCLPESLRSQLQAENFLTRKRIRRQVGRSLCQVSRFLTDLHFLKLKYLAELEGLAGSTAEETFLARIPGQAAPDAAWVIHVSAEKGILSSQGSISQGPSLFCDFPEIADITVKQASREGLPVESRVVGMTKTDGRSLELEFPGLAEALSFVSLVDGYYRLTVDSCHYFCKEAAPPRLLEDLENKCHGPIASEFAASKLDAAGQNQGAFLLRRSPEDFASYLLTLCLETPGWKEVKSLLIQKNRDGAFSTPGVTKTFCSLAELLGVCQQFTLEADGTAVHLGTFLPPLPKEKSNLLIVRGGSRHQLAISPSVPRRAAIQMTFHKIQVENLVQCENLGQGTFTRVFRGLKRDPKGDDHEEEEGGGTDEVHVTEVAMKILDPGHSRWVEPFLEAASLVGQLSHKHLVLLHGVCVGAENIMVQEYVRYGALDTYLRRNTATGHVTASWKLQVSKQLAYALNFLEDKRVVHGNVSAKKVLLAREGDPATGQPPFIKLSDPGISPVSLTPDLLTDRVPWVAPECLEEPKNLSAESDRWAFGATLWEIFNGGHVPLSAMEPEAKCQFYREGGRLPALPWPELAQLVAQCMDYDPRRRPTFRAVLRDLNGFISSDYELLSDLPVPDNFGGYTNVATYQDPTVFEDRHLKYMSVLGKGNFGSVELCRYDPLGDGTGDLVAVKRLQQSSAEQREAFQKEIAILRSLHHDFIVAYRGVCYSRGRNCLCLVMEYLPHGCLRGYLQKSHARLDHRKLLLYAWQVCQGMDYLGSRRYIHRDLAARNVLVESEYRVKIGDFGLAKILPQGKDYYVVREPGQSPIFWYAPESLANSVFSQESDVWSFGVVLYELFTYGSKTWSPSEEFLRMMGHEKPPSMASLLLELLKQNRRLPTPPGCPIEVFTLMESCWSFAPSQRPQFCKLASQIEALRKKCCKTQD; via the exons ATGCTTCCCGTGGCCGAGGACACGCCGCTGATCGGCCACCGGACCCACAGCCTCTCCTCCGGCGGAGCGGGTCTCCTCCATGTCCTCCTCTACCACCAACCAAACTCTTCCCAGGGCCCGCCGGAGACGGCCGGCAGCCTCAGCTTCTCCTCTGGGGAATACACGGCCGAGGAGCTCTGCGTGGCCGCAGCCACGGCATGTG GAATCCTTCCCGTCTGCCACTCGCTTTTCTCTCTGGCCACGGAGGACCTCGCCCGATGGTTCGCCCCCAGCCACGTCTTCACCGTGGATGAATCCTTCAGCCAAGTGGTTGTCTACAGAATCAG gttcTTCTTTCCAAATTGGTTCGGCCCCAAGAAATCCTACCGGATGGGCCTCAACCACCAGCTCCAGCCTATCCTGGATCTGGCTGCTCTTGACTACCTGTTTGCCCAG TCCCGCAGCGACTTCCTCAGCCAGCGGGTGGAACTGCCCTGGACTTTGGAGGCTCAGGAGACCTGTCTCAGCCTGGCTGTCTTGGACCTGCTGCGGATGGCCAAAGAGAGGAATCGGCCCCTGAGAGAGGTCTTCCGGAGCATCAG tTACAAGTCCTGCCTGCCGGAGAGTCTGCGCTCCCAGCTGCAGGCGGAAAACTTCCTCACGCGAAAACGGATCCGGCGCCAGGTTGGCCGCTCTCTGTGCCAAGTCAGCCGCTTCTTGACCGACCTCCACTTCCTCAAGCTGAAGTACCTGGCGGAGCTGGAAGGCCTGGCAGGCTCGACGGCCGAGGAGACCTTCCTCGCCCGAATCCCCGGGCAGGCAGCCCCTGATGCCGCGTGGGTGATCCACGTCTCAGCAGAAAAGGGGATCTTGTCCAGCCAGGGCAGCATTTCCCAG GGTCCCAGTCTGTTCTGCGATTTCCCGGAGATCGCCGACATCACCGTCAAGCAAGCCAGCCGGGAGGGTCTGCCCGTGGAGAGCCGCGTCGTCGGCATGACCAAGACAGATGGACGGTCTCTG GAATTGGAGTTCCCGGGCCTGGCTGAGGCCCTTTCCTTTGTTTCCCTCGTGGACGGCTATTACCGCCTGACGGTCGACTCCTGCCACTATTTCTGCAAGGAAGCTGCACCACCGAGGCTGCTGGAGGATCTGGAGAATAAGTGCCATGGCCCCATTGC GTCCGAGTTTGCAGCAAGCAAGCTGGACGCGGCCGGGCAAAACCAGGGAGCGTTCCTTCTCCGGCGGAGCCCAGAAGATTTTGCCAGCTACCTGCTCACCCTCTGCCTGGAG ACCCCTGGCTGGAAGGAGGTCAAAAGCCTGCTGATCCAGAAGAACCGGGACGGTGCCTTCTCGACTCCTGGGGTTACCAAAACCTTCTGCAGCCTGGCAGAGCTCTTAGGGGTCTGCCAGCAGTTCACCCTCGAGGCTGACGGGACAGCCGTCCACTTGGGCACTTTTCTACCCCCACTGCCCAAAG AAAAGTCCAACCTCCTGATCGTGCGCGGGGGAAGCCGCCACCAGCTCGCCATCTCGCCCTCGGTCCCGCGGCGCGCCGCCATCCAGATGACATTCCACAAAATCCAGGTGGAAAATCTGGTGCAG TGTGAAAACCTGGGCCAAGGGACCTTCACGAGGGTCTTCCGGGGGCTTAAGCGAGATCCGAAGGGGGACGAccatgaggaagaggaaggaggagggacagACGAAGTCCACGTAACCGAAGTGGCCATGAAAATCCTGGACCCCGGACACAGCCGTTGGGTGGAG CCTTTCCTGGAAGCCGCCAGTCTGGTTGGGCAGCTCTCCCATAAACACCTGGTCCTGCTTCACGGCGTCTGCGTGGGTGCTGAAA ACATCATGGTGCAAGAGTACGTGAGGTACGGGGCCCTGGACACGTACCTGCGGAGGAACACGGCCACTGGCCACGTGACGGCCTCCTGGAAGTTGCAAGTCTCCAAGCAGTTGGCTTATGCCCTCAACTTTCTG GAGGACAAGAGGGTCGTTCATGGAAACGTCTCGGCCAAGAAAGTCCTTCTGGCTCGGGAAGGGGATCCGGCCACCGGGCAGCCCCCTTTCATCAAGCTCAGCGACCCAGGGATCAGCCCCGTGTCCCTCACGCCGGACC TGTTAACCGACCGCGTTCCCTGGGTCGCCCCCGAATGTCTGGAGGAACCCAAGAACCTGTCGGCCGAGTCGGACCGGTGGGCCTTCGGGGCCACCCTGTGGGAGATCTTTAATGGGGGCCACGTGCCCCTCAGCGCCATGGAGCCCGAAGCG AAATGCCAGTTCTACCGAGAGGGCGGGCGGCTGCCGGCTCTGCCGTGGCCTGAACTGGCCCAACTGGTGGCCCAGTGCATGGATTACGACCCCCGGCGGCGCCCCACATTCCGGGCCGTCCTTCGGGACCTGAACGGCTTCATCAGCTCAG ATTACGAGCTCCTCTCTGATCTCCCAGTCCCCGACAACTTTGGCGGATACACAAACGTCGCCACGTACCAGGATCCGACCGTCTTTGAGGACCGCCACCTCAAATATATGTCCGTGCTGGGCAAG GGGAATTTCGGCAGCGTGGAGCTGTGCCGCTATGACCCATTGGGAGATGGCACCGGCGACCTGGTGGCGGTGAAGCGGCTGCAGCAGAGTTCGGCTGAGCAGCGGGAGGCCTTCCAGAAGGAGATCGCCATCCTACGCTCCTTACACCACGATTTCATTGTGGCCTACCGGGGAGTCTGCTACAGCCGGG gGCGGAACTGCCTCTGTCTGGTCATGGAGTACCTGCCCCACGGATGCCTGCGGGGTTACCTGCAGAAGAGCCACGCCCGGCTGGACCACAGGAAGCTGCTGCTTTACGCCTGGCAAGTGTGCCAG GGCATGGATTACCTGGGCTCTCGGCGCTACATCCACCGGGACCTGGCGGCCAGAAACGTCTTGGTGGAGAGTGAATACCGAGTCAAGATCGGGGACTTCGgcctggccaaaatcctgcccCAGGGGAAAGATTACTACGTGGTGCGGGAACCGGGCCAGAGCCCCATCTTCTg GTACGCGCCAGAGTCTCTGGCCAACAGCGTCTTCTCCCAAGAGTCGGACGTCTGGAGTTTTGGCGTCGTCCTCTACGAACTTTTCACCTACGGCAGCAAGACCTGGAGCCCTTCGGAG gagTTTCTCCGCATGATGGGGCACGAGAAACCCCCCTCCATGGCCAGCCTCCTTCTTGAACTGCTAAAGCAAAACCGGCGCCTTCCAACCCCCCCGGGCTGCCCCATAGAG GTTTTTACTCTGATGGAATCCTGCTGGTCCTTCGCGCCAAGCCAGCGGCCCCAATTCTGCAAGCTGGCCTCCCAGATCGAAGCCCTGAGGAAGAAGTGCtgcaaaactcaggactag
- the JAK3 gene encoding tyrosine-protein kinase JAK3 isoform X2 produces MLPVAEDTPLIGHRTHSLSSGGAGLLHVLLYHQPNSSQGPPETAGSLSFSSGEYTAEELCVAAATACGILPVCHSLFSLATEDLARWFAPSHVFTVDESFSQVVVYRISYKSCLPESLRSQLQAENFLTRKRIRRQVGRSLCQVSRFLTDLHFLKLKYLAELEGLAGSTAEETFLARIPGQAAPDAAWVIHVSAEKGILSSQGSISQGPSLFCDFPEIADITVKQASREGLPVESRVVGMTKTDGRSLELEFPGLAEALSFVSLVDGYYRLTVDSCHYFCKEAAPPRLLEDLENKCHGPIASEFAASKLDAAGQNQGAFLLRRSPEDFASYLLTLCLETPGWKEVKSLLIQKNRDGAFSTPGVTKTFCSLAELLGVCQQFTLEADGTAVHLGTFLPPLPKEKSNLLIVRGGSRHQLAISPSVPRRAAIQMTFHKIQVENLVQCENLGQGTFTRVFRGLKRDPKGDDHEEEEGGGTDEVHVTEVAMKILDPGHSRWVEPFLEAASLVGQLSHKHLVLLHGVCVGAENIMVQEYVRYGALDTYLRRNTATGHVTASWKLQVSKQLAYALNFLEDKRVVHGNVSAKKVLLAREGDPATGQPPFIKLSDPGISPVSLTPDLLTDRVPWVAPECLEEPKNLSAESDRWAFGATLWEIFNGGHVPLSAMEPEAKCQFYREGGRLPALPWPELAQLVAQCMDYDPRRRPTFRAVLRDLNGFISSDYELLSDLPVPDNFGGYTNVATYQDPTVFEDRHLKYMSVLGKGNFGSVELCRYDPLGDGTGDLVAVKRLQQSSAEQREAFQKEIAILRSLHHDFIVAYRGVCYSRGRNCLCLVMEYLPHGCLRGYLQKSHARLDHRKLLLYAWQVCQGMDYLGSRRYIHRDLAARNVLVESEYRVKIGDFGLAKILPQGKDYYVVREPGQSPIFWYAPESLANSVFSQESDVWSFGVVLYELFTYGSKTWSPSEEFLRMMGHEKPPSMASLLLELLKQNRRLPTPPGCPIEVFTLMESCWSFAPSQRPQFCKLASQIEALRKKCCKTQD; encoded by the exons ATGCTTCCCGTGGCCGAGGACACGCCGCTGATCGGCCACCGGACCCACAGCCTCTCCTCCGGCGGAGCGGGTCTCCTCCATGTCCTCCTCTACCACCAACCAAACTCTTCCCAGGGCCCGCCGGAGACGGCCGGCAGCCTCAGCTTCTCCTCTGGGGAATACACGGCCGAGGAGCTCTGCGTGGCCGCAGCCACGGCATGTG GAATCCTTCCCGTCTGCCACTCGCTTTTCTCTCTGGCCACGGAGGACCTCGCCCGATGGTTCGCCCCCAGCCACGTCTTCACCGTGGATGAATCCTTCAGCCAAGTGGTTGTCTACAGAATCAG tTACAAGTCCTGCCTGCCGGAGAGTCTGCGCTCCCAGCTGCAGGCGGAAAACTTCCTCACGCGAAAACGGATCCGGCGCCAGGTTGGCCGCTCTCTGTGCCAAGTCAGCCGCTTCTTGACCGACCTCCACTTCCTCAAGCTGAAGTACCTGGCGGAGCTGGAAGGCCTGGCAGGCTCGACGGCCGAGGAGACCTTCCTCGCCCGAATCCCCGGGCAGGCAGCCCCTGATGCCGCGTGGGTGATCCACGTCTCAGCAGAAAAGGGGATCTTGTCCAGCCAGGGCAGCATTTCCCAG GGTCCCAGTCTGTTCTGCGATTTCCCGGAGATCGCCGACATCACCGTCAAGCAAGCCAGCCGGGAGGGTCTGCCCGTGGAGAGCCGCGTCGTCGGCATGACCAAGACAGATGGACGGTCTCTG GAATTGGAGTTCCCGGGCCTGGCTGAGGCCCTTTCCTTTGTTTCCCTCGTGGACGGCTATTACCGCCTGACGGTCGACTCCTGCCACTATTTCTGCAAGGAAGCTGCACCACCGAGGCTGCTGGAGGATCTGGAGAATAAGTGCCATGGCCCCATTGC GTCCGAGTTTGCAGCAAGCAAGCTGGACGCGGCCGGGCAAAACCAGGGAGCGTTCCTTCTCCGGCGGAGCCCAGAAGATTTTGCCAGCTACCTGCTCACCCTCTGCCTGGAG ACCCCTGGCTGGAAGGAGGTCAAAAGCCTGCTGATCCAGAAGAACCGGGACGGTGCCTTCTCGACTCCTGGGGTTACCAAAACCTTCTGCAGCCTGGCAGAGCTCTTAGGGGTCTGCCAGCAGTTCACCCTCGAGGCTGACGGGACAGCCGTCCACTTGGGCACTTTTCTACCCCCACTGCCCAAAG AAAAGTCCAACCTCCTGATCGTGCGCGGGGGAAGCCGCCACCAGCTCGCCATCTCGCCCTCGGTCCCGCGGCGCGCCGCCATCCAGATGACATTCCACAAAATCCAGGTGGAAAATCTGGTGCAG TGTGAAAACCTGGGCCAAGGGACCTTCACGAGGGTCTTCCGGGGGCTTAAGCGAGATCCGAAGGGGGACGAccatgaggaagaggaaggaggagggacagACGAAGTCCACGTAACCGAAGTGGCCATGAAAATCCTGGACCCCGGACACAGCCGTTGGGTGGAG CCTTTCCTGGAAGCCGCCAGTCTGGTTGGGCAGCTCTCCCATAAACACCTGGTCCTGCTTCACGGCGTCTGCGTGGGTGCTGAAA ACATCATGGTGCAAGAGTACGTGAGGTACGGGGCCCTGGACACGTACCTGCGGAGGAACACGGCCACTGGCCACGTGACGGCCTCCTGGAAGTTGCAAGTCTCCAAGCAGTTGGCTTATGCCCTCAACTTTCTG GAGGACAAGAGGGTCGTTCATGGAAACGTCTCGGCCAAGAAAGTCCTTCTGGCTCGGGAAGGGGATCCGGCCACCGGGCAGCCCCCTTTCATCAAGCTCAGCGACCCAGGGATCAGCCCCGTGTCCCTCACGCCGGACC TGTTAACCGACCGCGTTCCCTGGGTCGCCCCCGAATGTCTGGAGGAACCCAAGAACCTGTCGGCCGAGTCGGACCGGTGGGCCTTCGGGGCCACCCTGTGGGAGATCTTTAATGGGGGCCACGTGCCCCTCAGCGCCATGGAGCCCGAAGCG AAATGCCAGTTCTACCGAGAGGGCGGGCGGCTGCCGGCTCTGCCGTGGCCTGAACTGGCCCAACTGGTGGCCCAGTGCATGGATTACGACCCCCGGCGGCGCCCCACATTCCGGGCCGTCCTTCGGGACCTGAACGGCTTCATCAGCTCAG ATTACGAGCTCCTCTCTGATCTCCCAGTCCCCGACAACTTTGGCGGATACACAAACGTCGCCACGTACCAGGATCCGACCGTCTTTGAGGACCGCCACCTCAAATATATGTCCGTGCTGGGCAAG GGGAATTTCGGCAGCGTGGAGCTGTGCCGCTATGACCCATTGGGAGATGGCACCGGCGACCTGGTGGCGGTGAAGCGGCTGCAGCAGAGTTCGGCTGAGCAGCGGGAGGCCTTCCAGAAGGAGATCGCCATCCTACGCTCCTTACACCACGATTTCATTGTGGCCTACCGGGGAGTCTGCTACAGCCGGG gGCGGAACTGCCTCTGTCTGGTCATGGAGTACCTGCCCCACGGATGCCTGCGGGGTTACCTGCAGAAGAGCCACGCCCGGCTGGACCACAGGAAGCTGCTGCTTTACGCCTGGCAAGTGTGCCAG GGCATGGATTACCTGGGCTCTCGGCGCTACATCCACCGGGACCTGGCGGCCAGAAACGTCTTGGTGGAGAGTGAATACCGAGTCAAGATCGGGGACTTCGgcctggccaaaatcctgcccCAGGGGAAAGATTACTACGTGGTGCGGGAACCGGGCCAGAGCCCCATCTTCTg GTACGCGCCAGAGTCTCTGGCCAACAGCGTCTTCTCCCAAGAGTCGGACGTCTGGAGTTTTGGCGTCGTCCTCTACGAACTTTTCACCTACGGCAGCAAGACCTGGAGCCCTTCGGAG gagTTTCTCCGCATGATGGGGCACGAGAAACCCCCCTCCATGGCCAGCCTCCTTCTTGAACTGCTAAAGCAAAACCGGCGCCTTCCAACCCCCCCGGGCTGCCCCATAGAG GTTTTTACTCTGATGGAATCCTGCTGGTCCTTCGCGCCAAGCCAGCGGCCCCAATTCTGCAAGCTGGCCTCCCAGATCGAAGCCCTGAGGAAGAAGTGCtgcaaaactcaggactag